A window from Bacteroidota bacterium encodes these proteins:
- the apaG gene encoding Co2+/Mg2+ efflux protein ApaG: MITHVTQGIRISVVPEFKSEYSHPLKSHFYFSYRICVENESEFPVQLLSRHWFIFDSSGDHSEVEGEGVIGLQPVIAPGEIFEYESACNLTTDMGKMQGTYLMEHLVTGNRFYVQIPEFKMETPYKLN, from the coding sequence ATGATTACACATGTAACTCAAGGTATCAGAATTAGTGTAGTTCCAGAATTCAAATCAGAATATTCTCATCCTCTTAAAAGTCATTTTTATTTTTCATACAGAATTTGTGTTGAAAACGAAAGCGAATTCCCTGTTCAGTTATTAAGCAGGCATTGGTTCATTTTTGATTCTTCAGGAGATCACAGCGAAGTAGAAGGCGAAGGCGTAATCGGGCTTCAGCCGGTAATTGCCCCGGGTGAGATTTTTGAATATGAATCTGCTTGTAATTTAACAACGGATATGGGGAAAATGCAAGGCACTTATTTAATGGAGCACCTTGTTACAGGAAATCGTTTTTATGTTCAAATTCCTGAATTCAAAATGGAAACTCCTTATAAACTAAATTAA